The following DNA comes from Bacillota bacterium.
AATTCGATCTGCTTCACTGTTTAATGAAAAATGCAGGCCGAGTTTTTACCCGGGATGAACTGTTAGACATTGTCTGGGGTTATGGCGCAGAAACCGAAACCCGGACTGTGGATGTTCATATCGGCACGATTCGGCAGAAGCTGGGCGAGTACGGCAGATACATCAAAACAGTGCGGGGACTTGGCTATCGGTTTGTCAGAAATGAGGGTAAATAGATGAAGCAGACGATCCTTAACAACATGATTATTCTCACTGTAATTGCGGTGCTGGTTTCGGCAGTATTTACCACAACTGCTGTCTATACCATGTTTAATAACAAGCTCCGCGAGGAGTTAGAAAACAGTGCAGATTTCTTTATGGATCTTCTCGATGCAGGATACAATCTGGATGAACTGCTGGAATCAGATGCGGTGGCTGAATACAAAACCCGGATAACATTAATTGCTGAGAATGGAGAAGTGCTTTTTGACAACCAGGCAGATATTCGTGAAATGGAGAATCATCTCCATCGGGAAGAGGTTCGGGAAGCGCTTACAAAAGGCAGTTCTCAAAGCGCTAGAAGATCACGAACTCTCGGCAGAGAAACATTTTACTATGCGGTGCGCCTGGACAGCGGACAGATTCTGCGGTTTGCAGTCACAACTGAAAGCATTATCTTTACTCTGTACCGCCTGCTCACTCTGATCGG
Coding sequences within:
- a CDS encoding winged helix-turn-helix transcriptional regulator, giving the protein FDLLHCLMKNAGRVFTRDELLDIVWGYGAETETRTVDVHIGTIRQKLGEYGRYIKTVRGLGYRFVRNEGK